In a genomic window of Ornithorhynchus anatinus isolate Pmale09 chromosome Y1, mOrnAna1.pri.v4, whole genome shotgun sequence:
- the LOC100087101 gene encoding neurogenin-1, whose protein sequence is MASPLDGGPLDPEPASQRSAFPTDEEAGGGGGRGGVGGGVPRRPPASAPPDPKGPPEEERWSRRGRARVRSEAALHSIRKSRRVKANDRERNRMHNLNAPLDELRGVLPTFPDDTKLTKIETLRFAYNYIWALSETLRLADQGLQGAPKDLLLPAFLGPAAPPSPGSDAESWASSVCSSSPLSICTSNPSSPATSEDYCYRPTETLLVFHPLPKDLLAGAPCFVQFH, encoded by the exons ATGGCCTCTCCGCTGGACGGCGGCCCCTTGGACCCGGAGCCCGCCAGCCAGCGCTCCGCCTTCCCCACCGACgaggaggccggcgggggcgggggccggggcggggtcgGCGGCGGGGTCCCGCGGCgccccccggcctctgccccccCGGACCCGAAGGGCCCGCCGGAGGAGGAGCGGTGGAGCCGGCGGGGGAGGGCCCGCGTGCGGAGTGAGGCGGCGCTGCACAGCATCCGCAAGAGCCGGCGGGTGAAGGCCAACGACCGCGAGCGGAACCGCATGCACAACCTCAACGCTCCCCTGGACGAGCTGCGCGGGGTCCTGCCCACCTTCCCCGACGACACCAAGCTCACCAAGATCGAGACGCTCCGCTTCGCCTACAACTACATCTGGGCGTTGTCCGAAACCCTGCGCCTGGCCGACCAGGGCCTGCAAGGAGCCCCCAAGGACCTGCTGCTGCCGGCCTtcctcggccccgccgccccgcccagcCCCGGGAGCGACGCCGAGTCCTGGGCCTCCAGCGT ctgctcttcttctcccctctccatctgtaCGTCCAACCCCAGCAGCCCCGCCACCTCCGAGGACTACTGCTACCGACCTACAGAGACCCTCTTagtcttccaccccctccccaaagacTTGCTGGCCGGAGCCCCCTGCTTCGTGCAGTTCCACTAG